The proteins below come from a single Oryzomicrobium terrae genomic window:
- the zapE gene encoding cell division protein ZapE has protein sequence MTSTSAPCRLVQVPAVSADAAYTTDAAAATAATPPHPSAGHPSPDPWRDCLAAALAARGCIPDAAQQRALTRLALLAAAVAGCVESAPGAAGPRGLFLWGGVGRGKTLLVDLLAASLPPGTVLRRHQHAFLADLHRAIAAAREGGADDAFAQAVDDLLAGARLLVLDEFHAHDIADALILGRALAAIHAAGAALVFTANHPPAELWPDTAFHQAQADRYQPVADFIARHCDLLEVDGGQDYRLQGAAAAPRWWVGATAAEGDTALADWLGLPFGGRAGDAAGAASKGVANPGGEKLILAGRPIPVRARAGAGEGGLWFDFAALCGSPRSPGDYLALALQAPRLAISDVPRFGPRDGDALRRFIWLIDAAYEAGVALAATATSPWDELLDGAPDLARLLGRDLRRCASRLAEMTRRSPRVPDRAGSRGA, from the coding sequence ATGACCTCTACTTCCGCCCCATGCCGCCTTGTCCAGGTGCCTGCCGTATCGGCCGACGCGGCCTATACCACTGACGCCGCCGCTGCCACGGCCGCCACGCCGCCTCACCCCTCCGCCGGGCACCCTTCGCCCGATCCCTGGCGCGACTGCCTCGCCGCCGCCCTGGCGGCCCGCGGCTGTATCCCCGATGCCGCGCAGCAGCGGGCGCTGACCCGGCTGGCCTTGCTGGCGGCGGCGGTGGCCGGCTGCGTCGAATCGGCGCCCGGGGCGGCGGGGCCCCGGGGCCTCTTCCTGTGGGGCGGCGTGGGCCGGGGCAAGACCCTGCTGGTGGACCTGCTGGCGGCGTCCCTGCCGCCGGGGACGGTGCTGCGCCGCCACCAGCACGCCTTTCTCGCCGACCTACACCGGGCCATCGCCGCCGCCCGGGAGGGCGGTGCCGACGATGCCTTCGCCCAGGCGGTGGACGACCTGCTGGCCGGCGCCCGACTGCTGGTGCTCGACGAGTTCCACGCCCACGATATCGCCGATGCCCTGATCCTGGGCCGCGCCCTGGCCGCCATCCACGCGGCGGGGGCGGCCCTGGTGTTCACCGCCAACCATCCTCCCGCCGAATTGTGGCCGGATACGGCCTTCCATCAGGCCCAGGCCGACCGCTACCAGCCGGTGGCGGACTTCATCGCCCGGCATTGCGACCTGCTGGAGGTGGATGGAGGGCAGGATTACCGCCTGCAGGGGGCGGCAGCGGCCCCCCGTTGGTGGGTGGGCGCCACGGCGGCGGAGGGTGACACTGCCCTGGCGGATTGGCTGGGGCTGCCGTTCGGCGGCAGGGCGGGGGACGCGGCGGGGGCTGCAAGCAAGGGCGTTGCAAACCCGGGTGGGGAAAAGCTCATCCTTGCCGGTCGGCCGATACCCGTGCGCGCCCGGGCTGGCGCCGGGGAGGGCGGCCTGTGGTTCGACTTTGCCGCCCTGTGCGGCTCGCCCCGCTCCCCCGGGGATTATCTGGCCCTGGCGCTCCAGGCCCCGCGGCTGGCCATCAGCGATGTGCCGCGCTTCGGCCCCCGGGACGGCGATGCCCTGCGCCGCTTCATCTGGCTGATCGACGCCGCCTACGAGGCCGGCGTGGCCCTGGCGGCGACAGCCACCTCACCCTGGGATGAGCTGCTCGATGGGGCGCCGGACCTGGCCCGGCTGCTCGGACGCGACCTGCGCCGCTGCGCCAGCCGGCTGGCGGAAATGACGCGGCGCTCGCCCCGGGTGCCGGACCGCGCCGGCTCCCGGGGCGCCTGA
- a CDS encoding ArsR/SmtB family transcription factor: protein MKSDYTQALPPEWRGMSKVFTALGDEHRQRMLLLFEKGERLNVGQIAEASTLTRSTVSHHLKILREAEVLGSEKVGKEVFFWINRPFLEETLGNVLDYVRNEA from the coding sequence ATGAAATCCGACTACACTCAGGCCCTCCCCCCCGAATGGCGCGGCATGTCCAAGGTGTTCACCGCCTTGGGCGACGAGCACCGCCAGCGCATGCTGCTGCTCTTCGAGAAGGGCGAGCGGCTCAATGTCGGGCAGATCGCCGAAGCCTCCACCCTGACCCGCTCCACTGTCTCGCACCACCTGAAGATCCTGCGCGAGGCCGAGGTGCTGGGTTCGGAGAAGGTCGGCAAGGAGGTGTTCTTCTGGATCAACCGGCCGTTCCTGGAGGAAACCCTGGGCAACGTGCTGGACTACGTGCGTAACGAGGCCTAG
- a CDS encoding sodium-dependent bicarbonate transport family permease, with protein sequence MQTLLDPAILFFVFGVLAGTLKSNLEIPPQISRFLSLYLLMALGLKGGFALAHSGLTLDVATTLGCAVLLAVLVPALGYQVLRRFLNGYDAASIAATYGSVSAVTFITSIQFLESRGLPYGGHMAAAMALMESPAIIMAVLFANSLRRGVTLAAPSMAVNAGGGTLALGGLPGSGGRSAPTPLGKILHESFTDGAQLLLLGAMAIGILTGEAGKAAMAPFSVDLFKGMLAFFLLDMGLMAARSMGELKGKSPWLAAYGILAPLCHATLALGLALLLGIGPGNGGLLMVLAASASYIAVPAVLRYAIPEANPSLYLGMSLGITFPFNILVGIPLYMTVAHAVLGRG encoded by the coding sequence ATGCAAACCCTCCTCGATCCGGCCATTCTCTTCTTCGTCTTCGGTGTGCTGGCCGGCACCCTCAAGTCCAACCTGGAAATCCCGCCCCAGATTTCCCGTTTTCTCTCCCTCTACCTGCTGATGGCCCTGGGGTTGAAGGGCGGTTTCGCCCTGGCCCATTCAGGCCTGACCCTGGACGTGGCCACCACCCTGGGCTGCGCCGTGCTCCTGGCGGTGCTGGTGCCGGCCCTCGGCTACCAGGTGCTGCGGCGTTTTCTCAACGGCTACGACGCTGCCAGCATCGCCGCCACCTACGGCTCGGTGAGCGCCGTCACCTTCATCACCTCGATCCAGTTCCTGGAAAGCCGGGGCCTGCCCTACGGCGGCCACATGGCGGCGGCCATGGCCCTGATGGAATCGCCGGCCATCATCATGGCGGTGCTGTTCGCCAACTCCCTGCGGCGGGGCGTCACCCTGGCCGCGCCGTCCATGGCGGTCAATGCCGGCGGCGGCACCCTGGCCCTGGGTGGCCTGCCCGGCAGCGGCGGCCGGAGCGCGCCGACGCCCCTGGGCAAGATCCTCCACGAATCGTTCACCGACGGGGCCCAACTGCTGCTGCTCGGCGCCATGGCCATCGGCATCCTCACCGGCGAGGCCGGCAAGGCGGCCATGGCCCCCTTCTCGGTGGATCTGTTCAAGGGGATGCTGGCCTTCTTCCTGCTCGACATGGGCCTGATGGCCGCCCGCAGCATGGGCGAGCTGAAGGGCAAGTCGCCCTGGCTGGCCGCCTACGGCATCCTCGCCCCCCTGTGCCACGCCACCCTGGCCCTGGGCCTGGCCCTGCTGCTCGGCATCGGCCCGGGCAACGGCGGGCTGCTGATGGTGCTGGCCGCCAGCGCCTCCTACATCGCCGTGCCGGCGGTGCTGCGCTACGCGATTCCCGAGGCCAACCCGTCCCTGTACCTGGGCATGTCCCTGGGCATCACCTTCCCCTTCAACATCCTGGTCGGTATTCCCCTGTACATGACCGTGGCCCACGCGGTGCTGGGCCGGGGCTGA
- a CDS encoding c-type cytochrome — protein MNKSSALSLLAAALLAVTLGACGKQEAPQADAAPAPAPAAAAPAPQAAAPAADAGHAAEGEAPYKQVCIMCHGAGVAGAPKVGDKAAWEPRIAQGKDTLYKHALEGFTGQAGMMPAKGGNPSLSDDQVKAAVDFLVSKAQ, from the coding sequence GTGAACAAGTCCTCCGCCCTCTCCCTGCTCGCCGCTGCCCTGCTCGCCGTCACCCTGGGTGCCTGCGGCAAGCAGGAAGCCCCCCAGGCCGACGCCGCTCCGGCCCCGGCTCCCGCCGCTGCCGCGCCGGCGCCCCAGGCCGCAGCCCCGGCGGCCGATGCCGGCCACGCCGCCGAAGGCGAGGCGCCTTACAAGCAAGTCTGCATCATGTGCCACGGCGCCGGCGTTGCCGGCGCACCCAAGGTCGGCGACAAGGCCGCCTGGGAACCGCGCATCGCCCAGGGCAAGGACACCCTGTACAAGCACGCCCTGGAAGGCTTCACCGGCCAGGCCGGGATGATGCCGGCCAAGGGCGGCAACCCCTCCCTGTCCGACGACCAGGTCAAGGCGGCGGTGGACTTCCTCGTCTCCAAGGCCCAGTAA
- the dsrO gene encoding sulfate reduction electron transfer complex DsrMKJOP subunit DsrO — MHDLPCSSPGPGGDAPDCRRRAFLKVLPAITAGAASLAALPAEAASDNAKPHWGMLVDARQCIGCQACTVACIMENVVPEGSFRTVVSTYAVTTGEGAAAVTGTHVLPRLCNHCDNPPCVPVCPVGATFKREDGAVLVDGERCVGCAYCVQACPYDARFINHHTGKADKCTFCSHRVEAGLLPACVETCVGGARVFGDLNDPKSEIRRLMADAQDELKVLKPEQGTRPQVFYIGLDDRLQGKVDGTQTPALSGLTWQPKSHGG, encoded by the coding sequence ATGCACGACCTCCCTTGTTCCTCTCCCGGCCCCGGCGGCGATGCCCCGGACTGCCGGCGCCGCGCCTTCCTCAAGGTGCTGCCGGCGATCACCGCCGGCGCGGCTTCCCTGGCGGCCCTGCCCGCCGAAGCGGCCAGCGATAACGCCAAGCCCCACTGGGGCATGCTGGTGGATGCCCGCCAGTGCATCGGCTGCCAGGCCTGCACCGTGGCCTGCATCATGGAAAACGTGGTGCCTGAGGGCAGCTTCCGCACCGTGGTATCAACCTACGCGGTGACCACCGGCGAGGGCGCCGCCGCCGTTACCGGCACCCACGTCCTGCCCCGCCTGTGCAACCACTGCGACAACCCGCCCTGCGTGCCGGTGTGCCCGGTGGGCGCCACCTTCAAGCGCGAAGACGGCGCCGTGCTGGTGGACGGCGAGCGCTGCGTCGGTTGCGCCTACTGCGTCCAGGCCTGCCCCTACGACGCCCGCTTCATCAACCACCACACCGGCAAGGCCGACAAGTGCACCTTCTGCAGCCACCGGGTCGAGGCCGGGCTGCTGCCGGCCTGCGTCGAGACCTGCGTCGGTGGTGCCCGGGTGTTCGGCGACCTGAACGACCCGAAGAGCGAAATCCGCCGCCTGATGGCCGACGCCCAGGACGAGCTGAAGGTGCTCAAGCCCGAACAGGGCACCCGGCCCCAGGTGTTCTATATCGGCCTGGACGACCGCCTGCAAGGCAAGGTGGACGGCACCCAGACCCCGGCCCTGAGCGGGCTCACCTGGCAACCCAAGAGCCACGGAGGCTGA
- the recG gene encoding ATP-dependent DNA helicase RecG, which produces MFAKLGLTRLEDFALHLPIRYEDETRAYPAGQAPLGAPVVVEGRVADVNVQYRPRRQLVVKLIGSGGREAWLRFLNFYGSQTQQFETARDNGRLVRAFGEVRPGFFGPELVHPRIRVVDDGEALPDRLTPVYPTTAGISQPVLRKRIAVALTALRQAGGFAETLPEAVRADLGLPSLDEALTLLHAPPPEDDFAAQLEELSDRHHPAWRRVQFDELLAQQLCLRRAHAARRAKDSPALTGAPTLTDALLRRLPFALTGAQRRVWDEIAADLAQGHPMQRLLQGDVGSGKTVIGALAALRAIESGYQAAFMAPTEILAEQHYKKLRDWLDPLGIEVLWLTGSLKPKAKREMQARAGTDGQLVVGTHALIQDGVEFARLGVAIVDEQHRFGVAQRLALKQKGGNPHQLMMSATPIPRTLAMTYYADLDVSVIDELPPGRTPIRTKLISDARRDEVIAAVDGACEGGRQAYWVCPLIEESEALQLQTAVDTFEHLKTDLPHRRIGLVHGRLKADEKAAVMAAFAAHELDVLVATTVIEVGVDVPNASLMVIEHAERFGLSQLHQLRGRVGRGAAESACVLLFGHPLSETARARLKVIFENTDGFAIAREDLHLRGPGEFIGHRQSGVPMLRYADLERDTDLVDAARDTAAWLIAHAPTTADAHLLRWLGGRADLLKV; this is translated from the coding sequence CTGTTCGCCAAGCTGGGCCTGACCCGGCTGGAAGACTTCGCCCTGCACCTGCCGATCCGCTACGAGGACGAGACCCGGGCCTACCCGGCCGGCCAGGCGCCCCTGGGCGCACCGGTGGTGGTGGAAGGCCGGGTGGCGGACGTGAACGTCCAGTACCGGCCGCGCCGCCAGCTGGTGGTGAAGCTGATCGGCAGCGGCGGACGGGAAGCCTGGCTGCGCTTCCTCAATTTCTACGGCAGCCAGACCCAGCAGTTCGAGACCGCCCGGGACAACGGCCGCCTGGTGCGGGCCTTCGGCGAGGTGCGCCCCGGCTTCTTCGGGCCGGAACTGGTCCATCCGCGCATTCGCGTGGTGGACGACGGCGAGGCCCTGCCCGACCGGCTCACTCCGGTGTATCCGACCACCGCCGGCATCTCTCAGCCGGTGCTGCGCAAGCGCATCGCCGTGGCGCTGACCGCCCTGCGCCAGGCCGGCGGCTTTGCCGAGACCCTGCCGGAGGCGGTGCGCGCCGACCTGGGCCTGCCCTCCCTGGACGAGGCCCTGACCCTGCTGCACGCCCCGCCGCCGGAAGACGACTTCGCCGCCCAGCTCGAAGAACTCTCCGACCGGCACCACCCGGCCTGGCGCCGGGTCCAGTTCGACGAACTGCTCGCCCAGCAGCTATGCCTGCGCCGCGCCCACGCGGCGCGCCGGGCCAAGGATTCCCCGGCCTTGACCGGGGCACCGACCCTGACCGATGCCCTGCTGCGCCGCTTGCCCTTCGCCCTCACCGGCGCCCAGCGGCGGGTGTGGGACGAGATCGCCGCCGACCTGGCCCAGGGCCACCCGATGCAGCGCCTGCTGCAAGGCGACGTGGGCAGCGGCAAGACGGTGATCGGCGCCCTGGCCGCCCTGCGTGCCATCGAATCGGGCTATCAGGCGGCCTTCATGGCCCCCACCGAAATCCTCGCCGAGCAGCACTACAAGAAGCTGCGCGACTGGCTCGACCCCCTCGGCATCGAGGTGCTGTGGCTCACCGGCAGCCTCAAGCCCAAGGCCAAGCGCGAGATGCAGGCCCGGGCCGGCACCGACGGCCAGCTGGTGGTGGGCACCCACGCCCTGATCCAGGACGGGGTCGAGTTCGCCCGCCTGGGCGTGGCCATCGTGGACGAGCAGCACCGCTTCGGCGTGGCCCAGCGCCTGGCTCTCAAGCAAAAGGGCGGCAACCCCCACCAGCTGATGATGTCGGCCACCCCCATCCCGCGCACCCTGGCCATGACCTACTACGCCGACCTGGACGTGTCGGTGATCGACGAACTGCCGCCGGGGCGCACGCCGATCCGCACCAAACTGATCTCCGACGCCCGCCGCGACGAGGTCATCGCCGCCGTGGACGGGGCCTGCGAAGGCGGCCGCCAGGCCTACTGGGTATGCCCCCTGATCGAGGAATCGGAAGCCCTGCAATTGCAGACGGCGGTGGATACCTTCGAGCACCTCAAGACCGACCTGCCCCACCGCCGCATCGGCCTGGTGCACGGGCGCCTGAAAGCCGACGAAAAGGCCGCCGTGATGGCCGCCTTCGCCGCTCACGAACTGGACGTGCTGGTGGCCACCACAGTGATCGAGGTCGGGGTGGACGTGCCCAACGCCAGCCTGATGGTGATCGAGCACGCCGAACGCTTCGGCCTGTCGCAGCTGCACCAGCTGCGCGGCCGGGTCGGCCGGGGCGCGGCGGAATCGGCCTGCGTGCTGCTGTTCGGCCACCCGTTATCGGAAACCGCCCGGGCGCGGCTCAAGGTCATTTTTGAAAACACCGACGGCTTCGCCATCGCCCGAGAAGACCTGCATCTACGCGGCCCCGGCGAATTCATCGGCCACCGCCAGAGCGGCGTGCCCATGCTGCGCTACGCCGACCTAGAGCGGGACACCGACCTGGTGGACGCCGCCCGCGACACCGCCGCCTGGCTGATCGCCCATGCGCCGACTACCGCCGATGCCCACCTGCTGCGCTGGCTGGGGGGGCGGGCGGATTTGCTGAAGGTTTGA
- a CDS encoding TSUP family transporter gives MTLPFDAAFLGGPLQSPAALLVAALALVAAYAIFTLVGFGSAMIAATPLAAVLPVARIVPLLALLDCVGASARGWRARRRIDRGELARLLPGMAAGQVLGVTLLAGLPANALALALGLFVAAYGAWGLRPARGPAAGAPLGGLWAVPCGLVGGLLGALFGSGGFLYAAYLGRRLPERDAFRATQAVLMALSTGLRVVLCALAGLIDGSLLLLALLAVPAMFGGIWLGHHLDLRLSRERFARVLNLALLAAGLALVAKVGWAP, from the coding sequence ATGACCCTTCCCTTCGATGCCGCCTTCCTGGGCGGCCCCCTGCAGTCCCCGGCCGCCCTGCTGGTGGCGGCCCTGGCCCTGGTGGCCGCCTACGCCATTTTTACCCTGGTCGGTTTCGGCTCGGCCATGATCGCCGCCACGCCCCTGGCGGCGGTGCTGCCGGTGGCGCGCATCGTGCCGCTGCTGGCCCTGCTCGACTGCGTGGGCGCCTCCGCCCGGGGCTGGCGCGCGCGGCGGCGCATCGACCGGGGCGAGCTGGCCCGGCTGCTGCCGGGCATGGCGGCGGGCCAGGTGCTCGGGGTCACCCTGCTCGCCGGCCTGCCGGCCAACGCCCTGGCCTTGGCTTTGGGGCTGTTCGTCGCCGCGTACGGTGCCTGGGGGCTACGCCCGGCGCGGGGCCCGGCGGCTGGCGCGCCCCTGGGCGGACTGTGGGCCGTGCCCTGTGGCCTGGTGGGCGGGCTGCTCGGCGCCTTGTTCGGCAGCGGCGGCTTTCTCTACGCCGCCTACCTGGGTCGGCGCCTGCCGGAGCGAGACGCCTTCCGCGCCACCCAGGCGGTGCTGATGGCCTTGAGCACCGGATTGCGGGTGGTGCTGTGCGCCCTGGCCGGGCTGATCGACGGTTCCCTGCTGCTGCTCGCCCTGTTGGCCGTCCCGGCCATGTTCGGCGGAATCTGGCTGGGCCACCACCTGGACCTGCGCCTGTCCCGGGAGCGCTTCGCCCGGGTGCTTAACCTGGCCCTGCTGGCGGCGGGACTGGCCCTGGTGGCCAAGGTAGGATGGGCGCCATGA
- a CDS encoding LysR family transcriptional regulator produces MPSLRQIRYFLAVADLGGFTPAAAALFVAQPALSRQIGQLEAELGFALFVREPRGVRLTPAGELFRQRVAGMADGLQAAADDARRLAQGEGGVLRLLHSSSTPLAGALLAALRDFTAARPGVRVDLDRLSSEQQVGALAAGRADLGLVRLPLLRRDPAVRLRPLPEERLWAALPAEHPLTARQELALADLAGEAFVSAVHRERGGLARRVTDLCLETGFTPVMAAATSRKTSQLHLVAAGFGVALIPDAMAPLLPAGAVLRPLVGAHGTPTAQAALALPPTPSPLAEAFAEALVKAWRGLGAQPGFKPA; encoded by the coding sequence ATGCCTAGCCTGCGCCAGATCCGCTATTTCCTCGCCGTTGCCGACCTGGGGGGCTTCACCCCGGCGGCGGCGGCCCTGTTCGTCGCCCAGCCGGCCCTGAGCCGCCAGATCGGCCAGCTCGAAGCCGAACTGGGTTTTGCCTTGTTCGTGCGCGAGCCCCGGGGGGTGCGCCTGACCCCGGCCGGCGAACTGTTCCGCCAGCGGGTCGCCGGCATGGCCGACGGCCTTCAGGCGGCAGCCGACGACGCCCGGCGCCTGGCCCAGGGTGAAGGGGGCGTGCTGCGCCTGCTCCATTCCAGTTCGACGCCCCTGGCCGGCGCCCTGCTCGCGGCCCTGCGCGACTTCACCGCCGCCCGCCCCGGGGTGCGGGTGGATCTGGACCGGCTTTCCTCCGAACAGCAGGTCGGCGCCCTGGCCGCCGGCCGGGCCGACCTGGGGCTGGTGCGCCTGCCCCTGCTGCGCCGCGACCCGGCGGTGCGCCTGCGCCCCCTGCCCGAAGAACGGCTGTGGGCGGCCCTGCCCGCCGAGCATCCCCTGACGGCACGCCAGGAACTGGCCCTGGCCGACCTGGCCGGGGAAGCGTTCGTTTCGGCGGTGCATCGGGAGCGGGGCGGCCTCGCCCGGCGGGTCACCGACCTGTGCCTGGAGACGGGCTTCACCCCGGTAATGGCGGCGGCCACCTCGCGCAAGACCAGCCAGCTGCACCTGGTGGCGGCCGGCTTCGGCGTCGCCCTGATCCCGGACGCCATGGCGCCCCTGCTGCCGGCCGGGGCCGTGCTGCGCCCCCTGGTCGGTGCGCACGGGACGCCCACCGCCCAGGCGGCCCTGGCACTGCCGCCCACCCCCTCGCCCCTGGCCGAGGCGTTTGCCGAAGCGCTGGTGAAGGCGTGGCGCGGGCTGGGCGCTCAACCCGGTTTCAAGCCAGCCTGA
- a CDS encoding dihydrofolate reductase family protein yields MTRVRVDGFTISLDGYGAGPNQDIDNPLGVGGTDLHQWLVPTRTFQRALFGKDGGATGIDDDFAARGFENVGAWILGRNMFGPIRGEWPNDNWKGWWGDNPPYHVPAFVLTHHARPPLAMAGGTTFHFITGGIGEALDRAREAAAGKDVRIGGGPNTIRQYLRAGLIDELHIAISPVLLGRGEPLFEGVDLRALGYDCVEFVASEKATHVVLRRHGQTDA; encoded by the coding sequence ATGACTCGCGTTCGTGTTGACGGCTTCACTATCTCCCTCGACGGCTACGGCGCCGGGCCGAATCAGGACATCGACAATCCGCTCGGCGTTGGCGGGACGGATCTGCACCAGTGGCTCGTCCCGACCCGCACCTTCCAGCGGGCCCTGTTCGGCAAGGACGGCGGGGCCACCGGGATCGACGACGATTTCGCCGCCCGCGGCTTTGAGAACGTCGGCGCCTGGATTCTCGGGCGGAACATGTTCGGCCCCATTCGCGGGGAGTGGCCGAACGACAACTGGAAAGGCTGGTGGGGCGACAACCCGCCCTATCACGTGCCCGCCTTCGTCCTGACCCATCACGCCCGCCCCCCCCTTGCCATGGCCGGCGGCACGACCTTCCACTTCATCACCGGCGGCATTGGCGAAGCCCTCGACCGGGCCCGGGAGGCCGCCGCCGGCAAGGACGTGCGCATCGGCGGCGGGCCGAACACCATCCGCCAGTACCTCCGTGCGGGCCTCATCGACGAACTGCACATCGCCATCTCGCCGGTCCTGCTCGGCCGGGGCGAGCCGCTGTTCGAGGGGGTTGATTTACGGGCGCTGGGCTACGACTGCGTGGAATTCGTCGCCTCGGAAAAGGCCACCCATGTCGTCCTGCGCCGCCACGGGCAGACGGACGCCTAA
- a CDS encoding RidA family protein: MARTIIATPNAPAAIGTYSQAVKVGETVYMSGQIGLNPATMQLEEGIDAQIARVFDNLKAVAEAAGGSLNDAVKVNVFLTDLGNFAKVNEAMTRYFAEPFPARAAIGVASLPRGAQVEADAVLVIG; encoded by the coding sequence ATGGCCCGTACCATCATCGCCACCCCCAACGCCCCCGCCGCCATCGGCACCTATTCCCAGGCCGTCAAGGTCGGCGAAACCGTCTACATGTCCGGCCAGATCGGTCTCAACCCGGCCACCATGCAGCTCGAAGAGGGCATCGACGCCCAGATCGCGCGCGTCTTCGACAACCTCAAGGCCGTGGCCGAAGCCGCCGGCGGCAGCCTCAACGACGCGGTCAAGGTCAACGTCTTCCTCACCGACCTGGGCAACTTCGCCAAGGTGAACGAGGCCATGACCCGCTACTTCGCCGAGCCCTTCCCCGCCCGCGCCGCCATCGGCGTGGCCTCCCTGCCCCGGGGCGCCCAGGTCGAAGCCGACGCCGTGCTGGTGATCGGCTAA
- a CDS encoding LysR family transcriptional regulator, with the protein MNVTFRQLRLFLALAEQRSITAAARACHVTQPTVSMQLKELAEAVGLPLYEQIGKRLYLTAAGESLAETARAMVDEWAAFEQRIDAMKGLTRGRLRVAVVSTAKYFVPRLLGSFCASHPDIDIALEVQNRDGVVARLLENRDDLYIMSMPPAHIDVERHAFLPNPLVVIAPENHPLAGTPAIPLAALAGERFLLREQGSGTRLACDAFFAQQGFAPNVRLELGSNEAIKQAVAGGLGLSVVSRHALAAHLAEDQLTVLDVQGFPVLSNWWTLYPRGKRLSPVAQVFLDHLERTARDWLERRGDERRAG; encoded by the coding sequence ATGAATGTCACCTTCCGCCAGCTGCGCCTCTTTCTCGCCCTGGCCGAGCAGCGCAGCATCACCGCCGCCGCCCGGGCCTGCCACGTCACCCAGCCCACGGTCTCGATGCAGCTCAAGGAGCTGGCCGAGGCGGTGGGCCTGCCCCTCTACGAGCAGATCGGCAAGCGCCTCTACCTGACCGCCGCCGGGGAATCCCTGGCCGAGACGGCCCGGGCCATGGTGGACGAATGGGCCGCCTTCGAGCAGCGCATCGACGCCATGAAGGGCCTCACCCGGGGCCGGCTGCGGGTGGCGGTGGTGAGCACCGCCAAGTACTTCGTGCCGCGCCTCTTGGGCAGCTTCTGCGCCAGCCACCCGGACATCGACATCGCCCTGGAGGTGCAGAACCGGGACGGGGTGGTGGCCCGCCTGCTGGAAAACCGGGACGACCTGTACATCATGTCCATGCCCCCGGCCCACATCGACGTGGAGCGCCACGCCTTCCTGCCCAACCCCCTGGTGGTGATCGCCCCGGAGAACCATCCCCTGGCCGGCACCCCGGCCATCCCCCTGGCGGCCCTGGCCGGCGAGCGCTTCCTGCTGCGCGAGCAGGGCTCCGGTACCCGCCTTGCCTGCGACGCCTTCTTCGCCCAGCAGGGCTTCGCCCCCAACGTGCGGCTGGAACTGGGCAGCAACGAGGCGATCAAGCAGGCGGTGGCCGGCGGCCTGGGCCTGTCGGTGGTGTCCCGCCACGCCCTGGCCGCCCACCTGGCCGAGGACCAGCTGACGGTGCTCGACGTGCAGGGCTTCCCCGTCCTCTCCAACTGGTGGACCCTCTACCCCCGGGGCAAGCGCCTCTCCCCGGTGGCCCAGGTGTTCCTCGACCACCTGGAACGCACCGCCCGGGACTGGCTGGAGCGGCGCGGCGACGAACGCCGGGCGGGGTAG